The following DNA comes from Methanothermus fervidus DSM 2088.
TTTATATGGTGTTGACTATGATAATTTGTTTTCAGGAAATATAATCTACTCTTATTTTTTGGAATGGAATATAATGTGGATTTAATACAATATTAAGCTTACAATAACCAGTATATAGCTAGATATACAGGAAAAGAAGAAGGATATGTTGGCATGTGGTAATAGTGGAGGAAATATTGATGAGTCTTATTTTAGCATATGTCGGAAAAAAAGGTTGTGTTATAGCTGGAGACAAAAGAAAAATTGCATATTTTGGTGATAAGTCTTCTAGGAAAATTCTAGAAGAAAAATTGTATACCGGTAAAATAAAAACTTTAGATGAGCTTTTTGAAGAAGCTAAAAAGTTAGGAGTATCAATAAATATAACTGATAATGCAAAGAAAGTAAGAGAAAAGGGGCATGTTGCAATCGGAGAAGTAGGAATAAAAGCTACACATAGTGCAAAAAGAAGAAGATTATATGCGACAACTAACTGTTATGAAATTATAGAACTTGAAGGCTCAAAAATTGTTAAAAGAAAAAAAGGTAATAGTGCTCTGATTGTTTTTGGAAATAGAATAACAAAAAAAATTTCCAATGAAATTTTAAAAAAAGAGTTTAATCCAAAAATGAGTTTACAAGAAATAGCAAATTTATTTAAGAAAATAATAAAAAAAGCATCGGAATTAACTCCAACAATAAATAAGTCTTGTGATATCGTGATTAAAAATCCTATACTTAATAAAGAAATGGCAGAAAAGATATTGGAGATGAGTATATCAGAAGATATTAAAAACTTGCGAAAATGGAGAAAATCTTTAAAAGATAAGATGATAAAAGCTGCAAAAGAAATAACTTTAGCTTCCAAAATTATTACAGAAGGAGATGTCGGAGAAATAGTTGATATAAAAGATGGAAAAATAATGGTCAAATTAAATCAAGACGTTTGTGCATATGACTTAAATTGGGAAAAAGTTGCTAATCCGGGAGAAATTGTTACAATGACTGCTGACAATCCTTCAGAGATTAAAGTTGGAGACAAAGTAGTTATAGAAAATGAAGAATTATATGTGGAGCGTTGTAAAGAACCTTTACAATGTGAAGTAATACTAACATATTGTAACAGAGGATAAGGAGGTGGAATCTGTGTATTTAACATTCCTAGGAAGTGGGGGAGGTAGGTTTTGCTACCATAACACAAAAAAGAATGACTGGTGGATTTAGGATAGATCACCTAGATAACAAAAATTTTCATATTGATCCAGGACCTGGAGCATTTATAAGAACATATCAATTTGGTTTAAATCCCATAAACCTTGATGTTGTACTTGTATCTCATGCACACACTGATCATTATTCAGATGTTGAAGTCATGATTGAAGCAATGACAAAAGGAATGACTAGAAGAAGAGGAACTATAGTTGGAAGTAGGAGTGTAATAGAAGGTTATAATGATTTTGGTCCCTGCATATCAAAGTATCATTTAACAAAATCTGATGTTGTAGTGATGGAACCTGGAGACACGACAAAAATTGGAAATGTTAAAATTAAGGCCACACCCACACAACATGGAGACCCAACAGGTATAGGTTTTCAATTTAAAACAAAAGATATAGTTATATCCTATACATCAGATACAGCATATTTTGAAGATTTAGGAAAATATCACAAAGGCGCTGATATATTAATTGCCAATGTTATAAGGCCAAATGGTGAACGTATTAGAGGGCATATGTGTACAGATGATCTCAAAAAACTTTTAAATATTGTAAGACCAAAATTAACTATAATGACACATTTTGGTATGAAAATGATTAATAATAACCCTGCTAAAGAGGCTAGAGATCTATGTAAAGAAACATCGTTAAGAGTTATTCCAGCATCTGATGGAATGAAAATAGATTTATCAAATATTGCACAAAGAACCTTAAATGATTTTTTCATGCCTCGGTAGCTCAGTTGGTAGAGCGCGGGACTCGTAATCCCGTGGTCGCGGGTTCAAATCCCGCCCGAGGCTTTTATATTACATGGATGTATAATCCCACTTCTTATTAGATGATCAGCTATAACTATTGCAGCTGATGCTTCTGCAACAGGTACAATTCTTGGACAAATGCATGGGTCATGTCTACCTTCTATTTTTATTTTTGTTTCTTCCATTTTCTCTAAATCGACAGTTTTTTGAGGTATTGATATTGAAGGTGTTGGTTTGACAGCCATTCTTAATATTATTGGCATCCCATTAGATATTCCACCCAATATGCCTCCAGAATTATTTGTCACGGTTTTTATTTTATTTTTATCTAAATAAAATTCATCATTGACCTCGCTGCCCATATGTCTAGCAACTTCAAATCCCATACCTATTTCAACGCCTTTAACAGATCCTATACCCATTATTGCATGAGCTAAATCTGCATCTAATTTTGAAAATACTGGATCTCCAACCCCTGGAGGTACACCTAAAATAACTAATTCTACAATCCCTCCAATAGAATTTCCTTCTTTTTTTACTTTTAATATTAACTCTTCCATTTTTTTGGCAGTATTTTTGTCTATACACCTTACAGAATTTTTAAAACGTTCTTTTCTTTTTGAATAATCAATTTTTCCTGCTTTTATGTTTCCAACTTGTATTACATGTGCAAATACTTCAATGTTAACAGTTTTAAGTAACTTTTTTGCAACAGCTCCTCCAATTACATGTCCTATTGTAACTCTACCGCTGCCTCTTCCACCACCACGATAATCATAATGCCCATATCTTTTTATCCAACCATAATCTCCGTGACCGGGCCTTGGTTTATTCTTTAATTTTTCGTATGCAGAAGAATCAACATCTTTATTATACACCAAAGCTGCAATTGGAGTACCATCTGTTTTACCATTGAAAACTCCTGATAATATCTCAACCTTATCAGGTTCTTTTCTAGGGGTCGTTATTTTGCTAATCCCAGGCCTTCTTTTATCTAATTCTTTCTGAATATCTTTTTCACTCAACTCTAAGCCAGCCGGACATCCATCAATGACAGCGCCTAATGCTTTCCCATGGCTAGATCCAAACGTTGTTACTCTAAACATTTTTCCAATAGTATTTCCTGGCATAGTATCCCCAGACTTAATATACTACTCCTGACTAAGTGGAAATGTATTTTTCACAATCTTTTCTTTTATTTTAAAAATATACAAACTCTCTTTTATTTCTTCTTTCTCCAAATGCAATAATATATAGAAAATTTATTAATCCTTACTTTTCTTTATGTCATATATCTATACATATAAATCCAGACTTTATCCAAGTAAAGAACAGGAAGACAAGCTATTGAAAAGTTTAGAGATTTGTAGGAATGTTTATAATTATTTTCTAACATCTAACATAAGAATTAAGTCTATATGTATAGTATTGTTGAAGAGATAAGGTAGCTCTGATCACTTGTTTAGGAGAATGCTCTACTCAGGACTATACTTTTTCTTGATGAAGCTGGAAGCTCCACAAGGGTGGCTCACTGTCTGTAACCATGAGCAAAATCTCCATTATAAAGTTTTGAACGTTTAAAATCTTTTGCTTCTAAGATTTTACCAACTATTATTATTGCAGATCTCTTTATTCCTTTATTTTCAACCTTTTCAACAATATTCTCTAAGGTACCTTGTAAAATAGTTTCATCTTCCCATGATGCGTTTTTAACTACTGCAACAGGAGTATTTGGTGGATAATGCTTTAACAGCTTATCCACAATTTCTCTGATTTTATGTACACCAAGAAATATACACATAGTAGCTCTATGTTTTGCTAACTTTTCTATATCTTCTCGTTTGGGAACTGGAGTTCTTCCAGCAGGTCTTGTTATTATAACAGTTTGAGAAATTTCCGGCAGTGTTAATTCAACTTTTAAAGCTGCCGCAGCTGCGAATAATGAACTTACTCCAGGTATTATTTCATATGGTATACCTCTTTTATCTAACTCCCTCATTTGTTCTGCGATAGCTCCATATATTGA
Coding sequences within:
- a CDS encoding Uncharacterized conserved protein UCP019262 (COGs: COG4079 conserved hypothetical protein~InterPro IPR016754~KEGG: mth:MTH752 hypothetical protein~PFAM: Uncharacterised conserved protein UCP019262~SPTR: O26846 Conserved protein~PFAM: Uncharacterized protein conserved in archaea (DUF2121)); the encoded protein is MSLILAYVGKKGCVIAGDKRKIAYFGDKSSRKILEEKLYTGKIKTLDELFEEAKKLGVSINITDNAKKVREKGHVAIGEVGIKATHSAKRRRLYATTNCYEIIELEGSKIVKRKKGNSALIVFGNRITKKISNEILKKEFNPKMSLQEIANLFKKIIKKASELTPTINKSCDIVIKNPILNKEMAEKILEMSISEDIKNLRKWRKSLKDKMIKAAKEITLASKIITEGDVGEIVDIKDGKIMVKLNQDVCAYDLNWEKVANPGEIVTMTADNPSEIKVGDKVVIENEELYVERCKEPLQCEVILTYCNRG
- a CDS encoding beta-lactamase superfamily hydrolase (COGs: COG1235 Metal-dependent hydrolase of the beta-lactamase superfamily I~KEGG: msi:Msm_1473 beta-lactamase superfamily hydrolase~SPTR: A5UNA0 Metal-dependent hydrolase, beta-lactamase superfamily~PFAM: Metallo-beta-lactamase superfamily); this translates as MGEVGFATITQKRMTGGFRIDHLDNKNFHIDPGPGAFIRTYQFGLNPINLDVVLVSHAHTDHYSDVEVMIEAMTKGMTRRRGTIVGSRSVIEGYNDFGPCISKYHLTKSDVVVMEPGDTTKIGNVKIKATPTQHGDPTGIGFQFKTKDIVISYTSDTAYFEDLGKYHKGADILIANVIRPNGERIRGHMCTDDLKKLLNIVRPKLTIMTHFGMKMINNNPAKEARDLCKETSLRVIPASDGMKIDLSNIAQRTLNDFFMPR
- a CDS encoding chorismate synthase (COGs: COG0082 Chorismate synthase~InterPro IPR020541: IPR000453~KEGG: mth:MTH748 chorismate synthase~PFAM: chorismate synthase~PRIAM: Chorismate synthase~SPTR: O26843 Chorismate synthase~TIGRFAM: chorismate synthase~PFAM: Chorismate synthase~TIGRFAM: chorismate synthase); translation: MPGNTIGKMFRVTTFGSSHGKALGAVIDGCPAGLELSEKDIQKELDKRRPGISKITTPRKEPDKVEILSGVFNGKTDGTPIAALVYNKDVDSSAYEKLKNKPRPGHGDYGWIKRYGHYDYRGGGRGSGRVTIGHVIGGAVAKKLLKTVNIEVFAHVIQVGNIKAGKIDYSKRKERFKNSVRCIDKNTAKKMEELILKVKKEGNSIGGIVELVILGVPPGVGDPVFSKLDADLAHAIMGIGSVKGVEIGMGFEVARHMGSEVNDEFYLDKNKIKTVTNNSGGILGGISNGMPIILRMAVKPTPSISIPQKTVDLEKMEETKIKIEGRHDPCICPRIVPVAEASAAIVIADHLIRSGIIHPCNIKASGGI
- a CDS encoding precorrin-4 C11-methyltransferase (COGs: COG2875 Precorrin-4 methylase~InterPro IPR006362: IPR014777: IPR014776: IPR000878~KEGG: mth:MTH602 precorrin-3 methylase~PFAM: Uroporphyrin-III C/tetrapyrrole (Corrin/Porphyrin) methyltransferase~PRIAM: Precorrin-4 C(11)-methyltransferase~SPTR: O26702 Precorrin-3 methylase~TIGRFAM: precorrin-4 C11-methyltransferase~PFAM: Tetrapyrrole (Corrin/Porphyrin) Methylases~TIGRFAM: precorrin-4 C11-methyltransferase) is translated as MHGKVFFIGGGPGDPELLTLKAYKIIKKADVIIYAGSLVNEKILEFARDDAEVYNSASMTLEEIIEIIEDKAKENKIIARIHTGDPSIYGAIAEQMRELDKRGIPYEIIPGVSSLFAAAAALKVELTLPEISQTVIITRPAGRTPVPKREDIEKLAKHRATMCIFLGVHKIREIVDKLLKHYPPNTPVAVVKNASWEDETILQGTLENIVEKVENKGIKRSAIIIVGKILEAKDFKRSKLYNGDFAHGYRQ